The following coding sequences lie in one Gorilla gorilla gorilla isolate KB3781 chromosome 5, NHGRI_mGorGor1-v2.1_pri, whole genome shotgun sequence genomic window:
- the LOC101153492 gene encoding protein FAM136A-like, translating into MVELQQLQVQEVVDSMVKSLERENIWKTQGFMFWCGASCCEDSQAFTQQVHQCIECCPVPLAQVQALVTSELEKFQDHLARCTVHCNDKAKDSIDAGSKELQVKQQLDGCVTKCVDEHMHLIPTMTKNMKEAVLSIGK; encoded by the coding sequence ATGGTGGAGCTGCAGCAGCTGCAGGTGCAGGAGGTGGTGGACTCCATGGTGAAGAGTCTGGAAAGGGAGAACATCTGGAAGACACAGGGTTTCATGTTCTGGTGCGGCGCCAGCTGTTGTGAGGACAGCCAGGCATTCACCCAGCAGGTGCACCAGTGCATCGAGTGCTGCCCTGTGCCTCTGGCTCAAGTCCAGGCCTTGGTCACCAGTGAGTTGGAGAAGTTCCAGGACCACCTGGCCCGGTGCACCGTGCATTGCAATGACAAAGCCAAAGATTCAATAGATGCTGGGAGTAAGGAGCTTCAGGTGAAGCAGCAGCTGGACGGTTGTGTGACCAAGTGTGTGGATGAGCACATGCACCTCATCCCAACTATGACCAAGAATATGAAGGAGGCTGTCTTATCCATTGGGAAATAA
- the LOC109027346 gene encoding 17S U2 SnRNP complex component HTATSF1-like — translation MSDPQTEELKVKFYRDNQGHLKGDRLCDHWKREAVDLAFMHLGEDDIGNCTLQVEVAKYQRNGKYEASGRKCANHRKAPSLRQKRPRRSPSKRRDTSELSSSNIFHPVDFEDGQRRPSRRVKFGPTRRLILFDRHPAGEPVSWRNAGAAAHCIQTFDGKWFE, via the coding sequence ATGAGCGATCCCCAGACAGAAGAACTTAAGGTCAAGTTTTACAGAGATAACCAAGGACATCTTAAAGGAGACAGGCTGTGCGATCATTGGAAGAGGGAAGCTGTGGATCTTGCATTCATGCATTTGGGTGAAGATGACATTGGAAACTGCACGTTGCAGGTTGAGGTGGCCAAGTATCAACGGAATGGGAAATATGAGGCTTCAGGAAGGAAGTGCGCGAACCACAGGAAGGCTCCGTCTCTACGGCAGAAGCGGCCACGCCGCAGCCCATCCAAACGCCGCGACACGAGTGAGTTGTCCTCATCGAACATATTTCATCCTGTGGATTTTGAGGATGGCCAGAGAAGACCTTCAAGGAGAGTCAAGTTTGGACCAACTCGGAGGCTCATTCTCTTTGACAGACACCCAGCTGGTGAACCTGTATCCTGGAGGAATGCAGGAGCAGCTGCTCATTGTATTCAAACCTTTGATGGAAAGTGGTTTGAATGA